The Falco rusticolus isolate bFalRus1 chromosome 4, bFalRus1.pri, whole genome shotgun sequence genome includes the window CCCCGAGCTTCGCACTGAGCCAAGCGGCCAAAAAGCAACAATGAAAAGTGTACCCCAAAATGTACACGAgacccctcaccccccccccccccccccagtttccCCAGCCCCAGATATGTTGCACGGGTTAAAGTGATATGGAGCAGCACAAAATCGGCGGGGATGGGGACCAGGGACCagagcccccccaccccaccacgCCATGGCCCCCCGAGACCGCTCAGCGCCggggagcagccagcacagggagggAGCCTAATAACCCAAGGGTGGGGAGTCGCGGGCAATAAGTTAATCTGTACAGACTGTGTTAGGTGGAcacggggctggcagggaccgCCGAGCCATCCCTCCGCGCGCGGGGGTGGCCCCacggggggccgggggccgaTGAACCACATGCCGGTGCAAATCAAACCACGAAACGACGCATGAAGTCAAGTGATGGAGAACGGTGGGGATATGGGGAGATGCCCCAGCTCGCACTGAgcctggctgcagaggcagagccctgtggagcagggggagggaagggaccCCTCCACACcgaggggctgtgctggggtgagCCGAGGGGGACCCCACTTGGCTGGGAGACCCCAGGGCCGGCCCCCTACttccagggcagggctgtgagcCCGGGGACCCGGAGGCTGGCTGCTGCTAGGTCCTGCCATCAGCTACAGCCCCgcaggctgagctgctcccGGCTCCgggcagggatgctgagcccaGGACGGAGgcatcccagcagctcccacctcctgcccaaGCTCGAATGCGCCATGACAGCACGAGGCAGGGAAACGCCACCTCGTCCCCTGCTTGGTCCCAGCAACCCGTCGGCACTGGGGCCAGCCACCCGCAAGGCATCAcggagcagggaggggaaggagccaTCCCGGGGCCCCTCCACAGCTCCAggaaggggctggctgggtCCTCGCGTGGGCATGGAGGCAGCGAGATCTGCTCTTCTCTCCAGCTGCCAACACCAAATCCATTCGCCACGTTTCGGCTCCCCAAGGCAATCGGCTCCGGCCAGCGGAAGGGAGTTCTCAGGGCCAGAGACGGCGCCTTGGAGGCTCAGCCCAAGGTGGGAGGCCGGGGATGTGCCGAGCCAAAGCCCAGAACGCTGCAGACACTCTCCATCCCCCACTGCAGCcggctccctcctgcccagcgcTGGACCCATGCCCGGAGGGCTGCGGGGCCCCGGGGGCTCCGGTCGGGAGGAGACAGACCGCCCCACCATGAGGACGGGCTCCCCCCGGCCTCCCCACTCTGGCAGCTCCTCTTTTGGCTCTTGagtgctggcagccaggatCCCAGAAAACAGAACATCTACGGAGGAGGTGAAGCCGCAGCCTGGCTCCTGGGAGCCTCCTCCGCAGTGGCCATCCCTGGGGAGAAGAGCGGAGCCAAGCCCGATCGCACCCCCGGTCCCCTCCGTGCCAGAGCCAGAGATGCCCCGCCAGGAGCCAGGGACACAGGGCAGCGGAGCAGGACCGGGGATGACGCCATGGGGAAGGTGACAGGGAGGTGGTGTGGAGGTGACGGGAAGGGGTGGGAGCACTACAGGACGGTCTTGTCCAGGTCGACTTTGAGGGGCAGTGGCCCCGCATCCTCACCACCGTGCGCAGGGCACAGGGTGACAGCAATGACGGGTGGCAGGGGGAAGGTGCTTGGGCCATCCAGGTCCTCCAGGTACTCCTTGTCCCCGTTGATGCTCAGAGGCTGGAAGAGAGGCAGAGGGGACCATGCAGCCCCAGAGCAGGGGACAGGACCCTCTTGTCCCCCGGCTGGGATCACcgcggggctggctggggacgTACCACACAGCACAGACATGCCAGCATGCCCAGCACGGTGGCCGGGGACCACAGGCACTGAACGGCCACATCTTCACCCCGCAAGATTCACCCAGCCAGAACGGGGAGACACAGGGTGTCAGGGACCCCCGTGGGACCACCCCGGGCTGCGCTGAGCACCGCTCACCCCATACCTGGGTCTTGACATGCTGCTCAGGGGCGGTCACCAAActggcacagctcagccacAGCATCACCATGatggagaggaagaggcaggcagccaggatCCAGCGAGGAAGGCCCGAGCGCCTGTaacaccccaccaccccccaccaaaGAAAAAGGACGAGTTTATagcagggcacagggagctggggaggcagctggggggaAGAGCAtctgctccagcaggtccagggcCCTCCGGCCCCGCGCAGCCCCATTGCACCTACTTGGACATGCAGCCGAGGAAGTCGTGCTCCGGCTGCGGGGGGTCCGGGTGCTGTGCCTTGGCTTTGCCCCGTGGCTTCTTCACGGGGGGCTTCTCCCCCTTCACCCGGGGGCCTGGCGGGGGAGAGGCGACTCTGAGCCCGGGCACCCGCTGTGGGCATGCCTGCCCCTTGCCCGCACCGGACCGGGTGCAGGGGTGCCGGGTGGTCCCCTCTCCCCCACGGGGACCCTCCGCCTGTGGTGGGGGTGTGGACGATCCCAGCAGCTTCTTGGAGTGGGTCCTGAATCCAGACCCACCCCCCCTGCgtgggtgtggggtgtgggaaGCTAATCAGACCCAAGAAGCGGGTAATTTGTTTAGCTCTGGAGAAATGGGATGAGAGCCAGGAGGGCACGCaggctcccagtgcccccccagcagcccggACCCCCCTGCAcctgtgtggggctgcaggacaCGGGGGCTGGACCCTGGTCCCGGCTGCGCTGGCTGCACCTCCGGCACCTCGGGTACTGGATACTCCATCTCGGGCTGGGACTGGTGGGTcagcagggaaagagggagaaaatggtGAGCAAGTGGGTCCTCACTCCTCTTAGCACCCAGCAGAGAGAGGACACAGGACACCCCCACCTGAAACACCACGACTTTGCCATCGTCCGCCTGCAGGTAGAAGGTCCAGGTGGAAGAGATGAAGCTCTGGGCAGAGCTGACGATGTCGTTGCAGAAGGTGGAGACCAAATCGAACACGGAGAATGATGGCACCTTCAGCTCCAGGCTCTGCAAAGGAGCAGGGACATGGTGTCACCGCCAGCCCCCTGTCACCCACCCCAGCGGACAACGTCCCACCCCAAGGCTGTGTCCCGGCTGAGCTGGGTGCTCAGGTCTGGGGCTCAGCCCGCTTCTGCCGGGGATGGGGACATGCAGggcctgtgctccagccccaggagggTCACCAAGCTTGGGGCTGTGGTCCCCAGGGCCGTCACCCAGCCCTCAGCAGCCCTGCGCTCACACCAGCGCTTGAAACAATAGGAGCGAGCGGCCGAGATGCTGAGGGCGTTCCTCTCCTGGCAGCCTCTCGGTGCCCTGGATTCTTGGCCGTCGCGgcagtttgttatttttaaagcatcccTGCTGGAATCCGcttggctgctccctgccactgGCTTCGAACATTTTCCGACAGCCCCTTGCACGGTCAAACCAgcaaacaggaaataaatagGTCAGATTCTGTATCTAATTATTATGCTAAATCTGCTTTGCCTGCTTGTCTGGGaacccaaaggaaaaatgcttttgggGGGGTGAAGGGGGTGCCAGCCCTCCCTGTCAGCCGGTCACCCCCCGAGGCTCGTCCCCGACCttggagaggggctgggaaaTGGGATCAGGAAGGTCTTAAAAACCGGCTGCAAAGCGGTTTTTTGAAGGAGCCGCAGCTTTCTACAGCACAAATTTATCTTCATCTGCACGTGTACAAAGCCAAAAGCCTCTTCCTTGGGCCAAAGTCTAATTTAATTAATTGGGCAAAAGCTGAATTAATTAAATGTAGGAGGAAAAAGCGTTGCTAATTGCTGGGAAGGATAACAGATCAAAACCGGGGGAATCTGCAACAGTCACCAGCCAGAACTTCTCGCCCTGGGAATTTGGCATAATCACCCTGCCTGGCCGAAACCAGTGGCAGCACGGGTCGAGCCCCGTTAATCCATTTTATGTGCTTTGGGTGAAGCAGCGCGACGGGTCAGCAGCGGGCTCGTGTCTCCCTGGCACCCCTCTGGCACCCCCGCGGCACCCCTCCGTGGGGGCACCTATAATGGGGgacataaaatacagcaagatgCGGCAGGCATCCTGCGGCGTGGGTTGTGCCGGGTGGTGGGAGCATGCAGGGAGCAGGTCTGGGCCCGAGCCACCCTGGGAAAGCATCGAGGGGAACCGAAGCAACCTCGCCAAGACATGAGGTTGCTGGTGGGGATGGCCAggaggcagcaaaggcagggatggggctggatgcctgtgctggggatggaggggtgAGGGATGGATGATGGATGGAGGGATGACAgatggatggagggagggagggatgatAGATGGATGACAGAGGGATGGGCTGCATGTGTGGGGTGTTGTAGCCTCCATccccagggagaggagggactGGGCTGAGCTCCCATGGGAGGAAGAAGTCCTCCCTGAAGTGGAACCCAAGGACCAAGCCACCATGTCCCAGCATTCCCCCGTGGGGTCccgggcagggggtggctggTGGGCTCAGCAGGGTCTCCATTGCATTGGTAttgcctgctctgccctgtcctTTGGTCCCTGCCAGGCTCAGGGTGACCAAGATGCCCCACGTCCCCATGCTGGGGGTCAGGCAAGGGACGAGGCTGCTGGAGAAGCCACCCCCAAGGCTCCATGGCTCCAGGCTCCTTGTGGGGGCAAATGCCACCAGTCCCCGGCAGTCCCATGGGGTGATGGCACAGGGACGGAGCAGCCAGGATGGAGCTCCAtgcagggacagggcagagccTCGGCCGGTGGCACCAGGGACAGGCTAGGGGGTTCAGGGGGGAAGAGGGGCTCCCCATCTCCCCCGCCCctcaccttctccttcctgtTCTCCACCTCAGGCAGCTGCTTGCGGCACCCTGTCACGCAGCCAAACTGCTCCTCTGCGTTGCTGTAGGCTTCGGCGCACGCtgcaaggcaggaggaggggtcATTTAGGGGGGGCTCGATCCCCCCGATGAGCCCcgcacccccagcacccccctaCCCCTCCTGATTTACACCCAGTGGGTGTAAACCTGCAACCTGCTTGGTTTGCAGCAGGCTCTGGATgcagccctggggcacagcGTGGGGCTGAGCGGAGGCAGGATGCTCGGGAGTGTGGAAAGCGTCATGGTGGTGCCAGTGGTATGTGGGGGGGACCCCTGGGATGGTCTTTGGGGCGCAGGGGCCGCTCGGCCGCTGGCTCCTCACCTGCTTCACACTCGGCTCTGGTTGTGTTCAGCTCGGCACTCGCATCCACGAAGTGACAGATGGAGAACAGCCGGCAGCCCCGGTAACAGGCGTTGAGAACAGCAtcctgcagggaggaggagggagcgTGGAGCTGGCACCAAGCTCAGCCCGGTGGCTGTGCCGgcccccccccgcggccccctgcacccagctggggggcaccaggcGCCGTGGCTCTCCTGCGGGACCCCTGCTGGGTTGTCACCCCAAAACCCAAGGTGACGGCATCCCCCAGGCTGGGAGAACTGCCTTCGCTCCCCCGTTTGCACCCAAGGGTGGGGTTGGCACGTGGCCCCGGCCCCATCGAGGATGTGGCGGGTCCCCCCGCCTCGGTCAGGGAGCTCGGCACCTGCCAGGCCCTGGCgtgggctggcagcaggtggGGGCTGCactcgggggggtggggggggtgtgcaTGGGGGGAGGTGCATGCACTGGGTGGACTGGGAACACACTGGGGGGCTGGACGGAAGGGCACTGAGCCTATGTGGGGGTCACGGCGTGTGCAGGCTCGGGGGGAGCGGGTGCCCCggccagcaggcagggctgggtgctggcagggaggcagctccagccccgATGGGAAAACAACTTCATCCCACCCATGGCAGCG containing:
- the TMEM59L gene encoding transmembrane protein 59-like isoform X2; its protein translation is MAARRPRALLALGLALAAAAAAADPFSPQLGDTAGCRGQCGRSLPRRAAADAVLNACYRGCRLFSICHFVDASAELNTTRAECEAACAEAYSNAEEQFGCVTGCRKQLPEVENRKEKSLELKVPSFSVFDLVSTFCNDIVSSAQSFISSTWTFYLQADDGKVVVFQSQPEMEYPVPEVPEVQPAQPGPGSSPRVLQPHTGPRVKGEKPPVKKPRGKAKAQHPDPPQPEHDFLGCMSKRSGLPRWILAACLFLSIMVMLWLSCASLVTAPEQHVKTQPLSINGDKEYLEDLDGPSTFPLPPVIAVTLCPAHGGEDAGPLPLKVDLDKTVL
- the TMEM59L gene encoding transmembrane protein 59-like isoform X1, which produces MAARRPRALLALGLALAAAAAAADPFSPQLGDTAGCRGQCGRSLPRRAAADAVLNACYRGCRLFSICHFVDASAELNTTRAECEAACAEAYSNAEEQFGCVTGCRKQLPEVENRKEKSLELKVPSFSVFDLVSTFCNDIVSSAQSFISSTWTFYLQADDGKVVVFQSQPEMEYPVPEVPEVQPAQPGPGSSPRVLQPHTGPRVKGEKPPVKKPRGKAKAQHPDPPQPEHDFLGCMSKWGVVGCYRRSGLPRWILAACLFLSIMVMLWLSCASLVTAPEQHVKTQPLSINGDKEYLEDLDGPSTFPLPPVIAVTLCPAHGGEDAGPLPLKVDLDKTVL